The genome window TGTGCCAGGCCGCGACCACCGACTTCGGCAGGATAGGGGATCTCGTAGAGCCCGGCGCGGGCCATCGCTTCGAACTCGGCACGGGGGAAGGCCTCAGCGGATTCCGGTGTGCAGTTCAGGCGGTGTGCCGCTGGTGCCAGCACCTCGTCCGCGAAAGCGCGCGCCTCCCGGCGTATTGCCAGGGCTTCGTCGGGCAGGAAGATGTCGCTGGACAGGTGGTCGGCTTGGCGTTGCGGCATGACGGTTCTCCGAATCAGTGGCGACAGCGTAGGTCGCCGAGGACGCCAGGCGGCCAAACTTTCGACTTGCCACAGCCCGGACGAAAGTTTGTGGGGCAATGTGCGGGCGCGGTCATGATTCGGGGCGCTTCACAACGCGGGTTTTTCCGCTTCGCGCACCAGGCCGTTCAGGGAGTACTTCATGCAGATCCAGAATCGCGTTTTCCTTATCGTCGGCGGCGTCTCCGGCATCGGCTGTGGCAATGACGCCAATCTTCGCGCCTGCTGCGAGACCGCCCGCGTCGACGGCGGCATCCGGATGCCGTCGCGATGAGTGGCATCTACCGCGCAGATCTCCTGGCTGGCAAGAATGCCTTTCTCGCCGGCGCGACCAGCGGCATCAATCTCGCAATCGCGCGGCGTTTCGCGGAGCTGGGCGCAAAGGTCTTCATCATTAGCCGCTCGCAGGACAAGATCGATGCGGCCGTGGCAGCGCTGGGCGGCGATGCAGCCGGCCAGGTCGCCGACGTGCGCGACTACGAGGCGGTCGAAAACGCGGTGGCGGCCTGCGAAGCGGCGCACGGACCTATTGATATCGTCGTATCGGGGGCTGCCGGCAACTTTCTTGCGCCCGCGGCGGAGCTGTCGTCGAAGGGATTTCGCACCGTCATCGATATCGATCTGGTGGGCAGTTTCAACGTGCTCCGCGCGGCTTACCCGCATCTGCGCCGGCCGGGTGCAGCGGCTCTGACCATCTCGGCGCTGCAGTCCTTCATGCCGGCGCGCCAGCAGGTGCACGCCTGCGCCGCCAAGGCGGGGATCGACCAGATGATGCGTTGCCTGGCGCTGGAGTGGGGGCCGCAGGGCATCCGGGTCAACTCCATCGCGCCGGGGCCGATCGGCGATACCGAGGGCATGGCGCGATTGACGCCTACCCCGGAGGCACAGGAGCGGCTGACCGCGACCATCCCCCTGCGGCGTTACGGCGAGAGCAGTGATATCGCCGATCTCGCGGTCTATCTGTGCTCGGAGGCCGGGCGCAACGTTACGGGGGCGCTCATGGTCAGCGACGGCGGTCAGACCGTGGGCGGCAGTGCTATAGAAATGGGCCAGTAGCGCGGCTGCTGATGCCATTTCTCTATCGTGGAAACCGCCAGGAGAATCACTGTGGCGGAAGCCTTTACTGTCGAAGCGCTGCGCACAGCCGGCGGTCGGCGCAATGGTGCGCTGGCGTCGTGGCAACTTGCTGCGGGCAGCTGACTTCCTCCGCGCTGGAGAGCCATCGCCGCGCCGCGCAGGCGGTGCAGGCTATGACCTTTCAACGCCAAGACGAGCTGCATGGTCCTGCATGGCCAGCCTGGAACCCCTTCTTTTGAGAGGCGCCAGCACGCCATGCGCAGGCTAAGTTGAACTGGGCTTCACAAGCTGACGCGGGTCAGCTGCAAGGACCATGAACCAAACGAGCTATCCGCGAGCCGAGCGCGAAGTGCTGGAGCGTATCGTCTCCAAGCCGACTTTCCACAGGATTCACGCCCTGCCCGTCCTGGCCTGGCAGGAGATTCTCCTGGTCGCCGGTTGCTACGGTGCATTGATCGGCAGCTGCTACCTTTTTCTCGCCGGGGCTCTCCCCTACGGCGCTGCGCTGGTGATCAATGCGCTGGCGATCTACGCCATCTTTACGCCTCTGCACGACGCCGCGCACGGCTCGCTGTCCCGGAATCCAGCCGTCAACGACCTGCTCGGCACCATCGCCGCGCTGCCGCTCTTCCCCGGCTTCACGGCGCAGCTGTATCGCTTTCTGCATCTGGAGCACCACCGGCATACCGGCATTGCGCACTCCGACCCGGACGAGGTCATGGTCTCAGCGCGGATGCCCGGGAAGCTTTTCGTCTGGGCCTTCATCGATATCTACTGGATCGCCTGGTATGCGCGCCAGTTGAAGGAGCGCCCGCTGCCGGAGGTCGCCGGAGCTGCCGCCAGCGCCGCCTTCTTCATCGCATGGCATGGGCTCTGGCTGGCCTCCCCCTTCGCCTTGCAGTTCATTCTGTTGTGGCTGATTCCGCAGCGCCTCGGCTTGATGCTGCTCACCTATACCTTCGCTGCGATCCAGCATCCGGAAGGCGTGCGCCAGGACCAGCGCCCGCTCCAGGCGACGCGTATGTTCCGCGGGGGCTGGCCGATGCGCTGGATGACGCTCTCGCAGTCGCAGCACCTCGTACATCACATGTTCCCGGCAGTGCCCTACTATCGCTACAACGCTGCCTGGAGGCTCGCGGAACCGGAGCTTCGCGAGCATGAGATCGTCTGGGATTGGCCCGTCGGGCCGCTGCGTCATCCGGGCGAGCCGCGCTCGCCCTCGTCCGAGCTCCCGCTGAGGGCTCGCGTCGCCGAGGTGGTTCAAGTCTCGGAGGCGGTGCGCGCCTATCTGCTCGAACCGGCGGAGGGATCGCCCTTTCCGTCCTATTCCCCGGGAGCGCATATTGATGTAGAGGTGGCGCCCGGGCGCATACGCCAGTACTCCTTGGTAAGCACGCCGCGAGCGGATGGCCGTTATCGCATAGGCGTGAAGCGGGAAGACCACGGGCGAGGTGGTTCGCTGGCCGTTCACGAGGGGTTTGCGCCCGGGAACGTCATCAATATTGGCGTGCCGCGCAACCACTTCCCTCTGAAGACAGATGCCGCCAGCGTCATTCTCGTGGCGGGGGGTATCGGTATTACCCCCCTGCTGGCAATGGCTGATGCGCTTCATGCGCAAGGCACGCCATTCAGACTGCATGCCTGTGCCCGGAGCCGCGGTTTGCTGCCTTTCGGCGATGAACTGCTCGCGGCGCCCTTTGCCGAGCAGGTACGTTTTCACCTCGGTGACGATGCGGTCATGCCGCGCCTTGGTGCTGCGGATCTTCCCGCGTGGAGCGCCGGGCAGCACATGTATCTGTGCGGGCCGGAGGGCTTCATGGATCACGTCACCGAGCTCGCCTCGGCGCGGGGCTGGCCCGCGGACGCGATCCATACGGAAAGCTTTATTACGGCTGCCTCTTCTGCTGCTACAGACAAGCCCTTCACCGTGACGCTCGCGCGTTCGGGGAAACGCCTCGAAGTGCCGGCCGAACGTTCCCTCCTGGAAGTGCTGCATGCGCATAACTACGCAGTGCCCTCGGTGTGTACTCAGGGCTTGTGCGGAACGTGTGCCTGCACGGTGCTCGAGGGCGAGGTGGAGCATCGCGATGCTGTGCTCAGCCCTGAGGAGCGGCAGGCCGGGAGCATGACGACCTGCGTCTCCCGCGCAGCCGGGGAAGGCTTGCTGCTGGATCTCTGACGCGATCTCGCGGAGCGGCAGCGTACTGCGCCCTGCCCCCGAACTTTCGTCGGGTCATTGGGGCGCCGGCAGCTCGGAGGATTCTTTAGTGTCGATGAATAGGATTCGAAAGTGATCAGTCAGCTTGCCTTGCCCGTCTCGTTGGCCACCGGCCTGATGCTTACCGTACTTTCGCCGCTGACTTATGGCAGCGACGACGAGCCCGAGGTCACGGACCTCGGTGAAGCGGTCGGAGAGTTCGTGAAGACCTGTTATCCGCGCTATCGAGAGATCGATGCGGCTGTGGAAGAAGCCGAAGCCGGCGAGGTGTCCTACAAGAAGATTCCGGGTTTCCCCTATCTGCGCACCGATCGGATGCTTGCGGATGTGCTGCCAACGCTTTCGAGTCGCGAGGAGATTGATCTTTGGCTGAGGGAGCTGCGCTACAACGATGCCTTCGCCAGAGAGATCGAACTCAGGAATCTTGGCTGGTCCGTAAGCGAGCGGGCGAATGCGATGGACGACATGCGGCTTTGTGGCGTCTGGCTGTCGGCGATGGAGTTGCAGGAAGACGAAAACTGGCAACGTCTCACGCGCACGCTGGAATATTCGGACACACTCGCCAAGCCGTCCGATGAAGCTGACAGTAGCGCCGCCGACGACATTCTGGTGGGCAAGCGCATAGCCGAAGAGTCTCAACCCGGTGGCGAGAACACGAGCGCGTTCGAGTTCTGGCGCGCCGCGCCGCACGAGGATACCGCGCGCGTTCTGGATGAATTCGACGAGCTTCCCCGCGACCGTCTCGGGCGTGTCGGTATGACCAGCAATCTGTGGAAGGCGCTGGCAGTCCATCATGCGCCGAGGCTGGCAATAGCGCCGGACGCCCCCTCTGAGAGGCCACGCCGGATCCATTGGAAGGGTGGCGAAATGCGAGGGGATAGCGGTAAGCCGACAGTCTATTACCTGCCGACTTTCACGCGAATCGGCGACGAGATGCTGCTGCAGTTCAACTACGTCATGTGGTTTCGTGACAGCGCGCCGCAAGGTGACGACGGCTCGCTTCGCGGACGTGTTTGGCGGGTAACCCTCGATTCGGACGGTGAGGCGCTTGTCCACGAGACGATTGCGACGACCGGTGAAGACTATCGCTGGGTGCCCGCCGATTCGGATGTCTTGGCCGGGGATGGCGGCGAGTCGGAGGGGCGCGTGCCGCGCATTGCGGCACGCGCCCGCGTCAAGGATGGGGGTTCGCCGGTCGTGGCGGATAGTGCGCGTCGTGATGCCGATCACCGTTATGAGCTGGTTTCCTACGATGACCTTCTCTTCCTGCCAACCGAGGGCGGCGGCACGCGCAGCGTGTTTGATGCGGAGGGCCGTCTGCTCAAGACGCGGAGCGGTAACGCCCTGGACCAACAGCAGCTTCAGCACATACGGGTCGGTGGCGAAGCGGACGATCCGGCCTTCTATGATGCGGAGTTGTTGCGTCGCCTGGTGAATCTGGCGCGAAAGGACGCCGAGCGCTGAGTCGTTTCCGGTTGCTTGTTCCCCGGGGCCGCCTGCTAAGGGATTGGCGGCTTCCAGGGCGAGAACCGCGGCGCCTATAAGAGGCTGAGCTGTCCTTGGTGCAGAGGCGGGCGGAAGCCGCTGCAGTCCAGGTCGAAAGCTTCACGCCCGGCCATCTTGTTGCGCCGGCAGGCCAGCCGGAAGCGTTGCGCGATGAGCTCGGCAACATGGCCCTGGCCGCTCATGCGGTGGCGGAAGTCGCTGTCGTTATCGCGTCCGCCGCGGCTTTGCTGCACGAGGCTCATGACGTGCGCAGCGCGGTCGGGAAAGTGGGCTTCGAGCCAGTCGCGGAACAGCGGCGCGACCTCGTGCGGCAGGCGCAGAAGGATCCAGCCGGCGCGCGCGGCGCCGGCATCGGCGGCAGCTGCGACCAGGGCTTCGATCTCGTGATCGTTGATCGCGGGAATGATCGGCGCCAGCAACGTGCCCACGGAGACGCCGGCGTCGCGCAGTTTGCGGATCATGCGTAGCCGCGTGCCGGGCCCGGCCGCACGCGGCTCCAGGCTGCGCTTGAGGCCGGCGTCGAGGCTCGTCAGGCTGATCCATACGCCTACAAGATTATGCTCGGCGAGTTCGGCCAGCAGATCGAGGTCGCGCTCGATGAGTGCGCCCTTGGTCGTGATCGTCAGCGGATGGCGATGCTCGAGAAAGCATTCCAGCAGCTCGCGGGTGATGCGCAGATCGGCTTCGACCGGCTGGTAGGGATCGGTGTTGGCGCCCAGCGCGATGGGGCTGACCGTGTAGCCGCGGCGGCGCCAATGCTGACGTAGCAGCTCGACGGCGTTGGGCTTGTAGAGCAGCTGTGTCTCGAAGTCGAGCCCGGGCGAGTAGTCCCAGTAGGCGTGGCTGGGACGGGCGTAGCAATAGATGCAGCCGTGCTCGCAGCCCATGTAGGGGTTGATGGAGTTCTCGAAGGGAACATCGGGCGAGCTGTTGCGGCTAACGATGCTGCGGCTCGTGACGGGGTGCAGGACCGTCTCCAGCCGTGGCGCGGGCGCTTCGGGGTCGTCGCCCGGCCAGCCGTCGTCGGCAGCCTCGCGCCCGAAGGCGCTGAAGCGGTGGCCGATATTGTCCGTGGCGCCGCGCCCCTTGCGGGGCGGAGTCTTCTGCGTCATACCGTCCTCCTTGCCGCCGGCAGGGCATCATGAGCGCTCGAGTCCATCAGGGAAGCATCGTGGAAGGCAACGCAATCATCCTGCATCACTACTGGCTTTCCCCTTTCTCGGAGAAGATCCGGCTGCTGCTTGGCCATTGCGAACTGGATTGGCTCTCCGTCGAGCAGCCGCCGCGGCTGCCGCGCCCCGAGCTGACGCCCCTGACCGGCGGTTATCGCAAGATGCCGGTGATGCAGATCGGCGCCGATATCTATTGCGATACGCACGTCATGGTGCCCGAGTTGATGCGTCGCGGCGGACGGCCCGAGCTGCTTCCGGCAGCGCGCGCCGATGAGATCACCGAGCTGGCCGACTGGGTTGACTCGCGGCTTTTCATGACTGTGATCACCGCCTCCATGGGGCTGTCCGCGGTCAATGCGCTGCGGCGCGACCACGGCTACGGCTGGGGCGAGCTGCTGCGCGTGATCACCGATCGCGTGCGCATGATGCGCGGCGCTGACGTGCCGCGCATTCCGCCCAAGCAGGCGCGTGCCGAACTCAAGGAGTTTCTCGATCGCTTCTCGCAGGAGATGGAAGGCGCATATCGCTTTGGTGAAGTACCCACGCTGGCCGACTTCTCGCTCTTTCATGTGCTGGGCTTCGGGCATGCAACGCTGCGCGCCGGCTTCCTGGATGCCTACCCGCGCCTGCTGGAATGGTACGCCCGCATGGGCGCCATCGGGCATGGCCGCTACCGCGACATCTCGCGCGCCGAGGCGCTGGCCGTGGCCGCGGAGAACGAGCCGGCCGAGCTGCCGGTCTTCGACGGTGGGGTGCCCCAGGGCCTAGCCATCGGCGATGCCGTGCGTATCGCGCCGGCGGATTACGGCACGACCCCTACCGAGGGCGAGCTCGTCGCCGCCACCGCCGAGCGCTGGACCATCGCGCGCGACGCCGGCGAGCTCGGTCGGCTGCATGTGCACTTCCCCCGCCAGGGTTTCCGCATAGCCACGCGCTAAGCGCTTTCGTGAGCAACTGAGCCTCCCCGCATCACGGAAAGTTTGGTTCGGGGCTGCCGTACCCCCTGACCTATTGATGCCTCCGGCAAGCAGGCGGAAGAGCTGCTGGAGCCCACAACAGGGCCGCGAGGCCGCCGGCGGAACGGAAGAGGCAGCGTTGTTAGCTACTGGCTGCAGCGGCGCACCGTAAGTGAGCTGCTTGCCGTCGTCGGAGTGATGGATCGCGAACGGGCCAATCGCTTGTGCTATGCCCAACCGTTTCGTGCCTTTCGAGGCGCTTCTCCGCCGGTTGGGCTGCAGGGGGCAGTGCTCCAGTCCGCGCAATGTGCTTCCCGTCGCCCTTTTGCGGGCGCCCTGAGGCCGCGTCATCGCCTTGGTGCGCAGCCCCGGAAGGCACGCCGGCGCGGGCTCTCGGCCCGCTCTGCCAAAACTACCCGGTGGGGTAGTGCCTGGCCCGCCGGGGCCTCCTAGCATCCCTTTCATAACGACTCGTCAGAGCGCCATGCAAAAAGGCGTCGTGGATGGAGGAGAACCCGGCCAGCGTAGCGCGTACCCGCTCAGGGATGCGGCGCACAGCCACCTCCGATGTCCTTCCGGCGGGTTCTCGGGATACCCGTAAGCAGCCGAACGGCTGCGTACGCGTCGATGACGTCACAGGAGGCAGTCATGGCAGCAAGCGCCGAAGAAGTTCAGAACCTCACCAACGCCGAGAGCAGCGGGTCGCGGATTCATCAGTGGCCGGCATCCCCCAAATCCGCACTGGGCATCTCCGGCGCCGAGCCGCCGATGACCGACATCGAGGTGGAGTTCCAGCAAACGCTGCGGCGCTTCGCGCTGGAGGTCATGCGCCCGATCGGTCGCAAGCTGGACCGCATGACGCCCGCGGAGATCATCGCTGATGACTCTCCCTTCTGGGAGTTCCGCAAGAAATACCTCGAGCTGGGCATCGATCTCGCACAGCTCTTCGAGATGCCGCCGGAAGTGCGCTCACGCATGT of Algiphilus aromaticivorans DG1253 contains these proteins:
- a CDS encoding SDR family oxidoreductase gives rise to the protein MSGIYRADLLAGKNAFLAGATSGINLAIARRFAELGAKVFIISRSQDKIDAAVAALGGDAAGQVADVRDYEAVENAVAACEAAHGPIDIVVSGAAGNFLAPAAELSSKGFRTVIDIDLVGSFNVLRAAYPHLRRPGAAALTISALQSFMPARQQVHACAAKAGIDQMMRCLALEWGPQGIRVNSIAPGPIGDTEGMARLTPTPEAQERLTATIPLRRYGESSDIADLAVYLCSEAGRNVTGALMVSDGGQTVGGSAIEMGQ
- a CDS encoding glutathione S-transferase family protein, producing MSARVHQGSIVEGNAIILHHYWLSPFSEKIRLLLGHCELDWLSVEQPPRLPRPELTPLTGGYRKMPVMQIGADIYCDTHVMVPELMRRGGRPELLPAARADEITELADWVDSRLFMTVITASMGLSAVNALRRDHGYGWGELLRVITDRVRMMRGADVPRIPPKQARAELKEFLDRFSQEMEGAYRFGEVPTLADFSLFHVLGFGHATLRAGFLDAYPRLLEWYARMGAIGHGRYRDISRAEALAVAAENEPAELPVFDGGVPQGLAIGDAVRIAPADYGTTPTEGELVAATAERWTIARDAGELGRLHVHFPRQGFRIATR
- a CDS encoding PA0069 family radical SAM protein yields the protein MTQKTPPRKGRGATDNIGHRFSAFGREAADDGWPGDDPEAPAPRLETVLHPVTSRSIVSRNSSPDVPFENSINPYMGCEHGCIYCYARPSHAYWDYSPGLDFETQLLYKPNAVELLRQHWRRRGYTVSPIALGANTDPYQPVEADLRITRELLECFLEHRHPLTITTKGALIERDLDLLAELAEHNLVGVWISLTSLDAGLKRSLEPRAAGPGTRLRMIRKLRDAGVSVGTLLAPIIPAINDHEIEALVAAAADAGAARAGWILLRLPHEVAPLFRDWLEAHFPDRAAHVMSLVQQSRGGRDNDSDFRHRMSGQGHVAELIAQRFRLACRRNKMAGREAFDLDCSGFRPPLHQGQLSLL
- a CDS encoding fatty acid desaturase, producing MLERIVSKPTFHRIHALPVLAWQEILLVAGCYGALIGSCYLFLAGALPYGAALVINALAIYAIFTPLHDAAHGSLSRNPAVNDLLGTIAALPLFPGFTAQLYRFLHLEHHRHTGIAHSDPDEVMVSARMPGKLFVWAFIDIYWIAWYARQLKERPLPEVAGAAASAAFFIAWHGLWLASPFALQFILLWLIPQRLGLMLLTYTFAAIQHPEGVRQDQRPLQATRMFRGGWPMRWMTLSQSQHLVHHMFPAVPYYRYNAAWRLAEPELREHEIVWDWPVGPLRHPGEPRSPSSELPLRARVAEVVQVSEAVRAYLLEPAEGSPFPSYSPGAHIDVEVAPGRIRQYSLVSTPRADGRYRIGVKREDHGRGGSLAVHEGFAPGNVINIGVPRNHFPLKTDAASVILVAGGIGITPLLAMADALHAQGTPFRLHACARSRGLLPFGDELLAAPFAEQVRFHLGDDAVMPRLGAADLPAWSAGQHMYLCGPEGFMDHVTELASARGWPADAIHTESFITAASSAATDKPFTVTLARSGKRLEVPAERSLLEVLHAHNYAVPSVCTQGLCGTCACTVLEGEVEHRDAVLSPEERQAGSMTTCVSRAAGEGLLLDL